In Elaeis guineensis isolate ETL-2024a chromosome 1, EG11, whole genome shotgun sequence, a genomic segment contains:
- the LOC105039738 gene encoding beta-1,3-galactosyltransferase pvg3-like, with protein MKRSCTKPSHTTISLILIPLTLLAFICLFLHPKDFDLRCLVSACNPSRSPSADFTHAVTPQPDFRLLIGILTLPDLYERRHLLRLVYSLQPKHPRAHIDIRFVFCNLTKEEQRVLVALEIMRYNDIIILNCTENMNSGKTYTYFSTLPKLCDGTHGHDRPYDYVMKADDDSYLILDNLAESLRNKSRVDMYYGCVLPCDSMDPFHDYMSGMGYILSWDLVEWISTSEIARKHTVGVEDLVTAKWLRDGNKAKNRYTGKPAMYDHPDTQPRTSCQHEFVPDTVLVHKVKSNLKWATMLKYFNATHGLQPSKFYHLT; from the coding sequence ATGAAACGTTCCTGCACCAAACCATCTCATACCACCATTTCCCTAATCCTCATCCCCCTAACCCTGCTAGCTTTTATCTGCCTCTTCCTCCACCCCAAGGATTTTGATCTCCGCTGCCTCGTGAGCGCCTGCAACCCCTCTCGATCTCCCTCGGCCGATTTCACCCACGCGGTCACCCCGCAACCCGACTTCCGGCTCCTCATCGGCATCCTCACCCTCCCTGACCTCTACGAGCGCCGCCATCTCCTCCGCCTCGTCTACTCCCTCCAACCCAAACACCCCAGGGCTCACATCGACATCCGCTTTGTCTTCTGCAACCTCACCAAGGAGGAGCAGCGAGTCCTCGTCGCCCTCGAGATCATGCGCTACAACGACATCATCATCCTCAACTGCACCGAGAACATGAACAGCGGCAAGACCTACACCTACTTCTCCACCCTCCCCAAACTATGCGATGGCACCCACGGCCATGACCGGCCTTACGACTACGTTATGAAGGCCGATGATGACAGCTATCTGATACTCGATAACTTGGCAGAGTCATTAAGGAACAAGTCGAGGGTGGACATGTATTACGGTTGTGTGCTCCCTTGCGATAGCATGGACCCATTCCACGACTACATGTCCGGGATGGGGTATATATTGTCGTGGGATTTGGTCGAGTGGATCTCGACGTCCGAGATCGCGAGGAAGCATACGGTCGGGGTGGAGGACTTGGTGACGGCGAAGTGGCTGAGAGATGGCAACAAAGCGAAGAACAGGTACACTGGGAAGCCGGCCATGTACGACCACCCGGACACGCAGCCGAGAACCTCGTGCCAGCACGAGTTTGTGCCGGATACCGTTCTCGTGCACAAGGTGAAGAGTAACTTAAAATGGGCCACGATGCTCAAGTACTTCAATGCTACTCATGGGTTGCAGCCTTCCAAGTTCTATCATCTCACTTGA